The Lynx canadensis isolate LIC74 chromosome D2, mLynCan4.pri.v2, whole genome shotgun sequence DNA segment tttaaatatttgtctatttttgagagagagagagagagagagagaaaacgcacacaggcagaggaagggcagagagagacagagacacagaatccgaagcaggctccaggctccaagctgtcagcatggagcccgatgcgcagctcgaactcacaaaccacgagatcgtgacctgagccaaagttggatgcttaatccactgaaccaccaaggtgcccccagaTAAGAAATTTTCAAGGGCAGTTTCCAAGtttctcttgaatttttaaaaacttattctaGAGTCCATGAGCTTGAAAGCTCAAGAAAAGAATTTACTTTTTCTGTGCCTCTTTAATGTTTTAGGCTGCATACTCTCTTTCCTGGTAGAGTGGAGGTAAAGATCCATGTGGGGAGGAAATCCTAAGAATAAATAAAgggattcttctctcttcttggcCAAGAATACAGTTACATTCACCTGACCTCAATAagggaaaatagaattttattgcACAGTAGTTAGATGTTCTAGGAAATATATTCCTGAAGAGTACatggaaaacagagaagaataagatgcattaaaaaaaaaagaaagaggggcacctgggtggctcagttggttaagcatccgactttggctcaggtcatgatcttgtggttcatgagttcaagccctgtgtcaggctctgtgctgtcagctcagagcctggagcctgcttcggattctgtgtctccctctctttctgtcccccaactccactcaggctctgtttctctctctctctcaaaaataaacaaacgttaaaaaaaaaaaaaagaaaaggaaaagggatacctggctggctcagtcggtagagcatgggactcttgatttcagggttgtgagttcaagccccatgttgggcacagagattacttaaaaacgggggggggggggatatccTAACAATATCTGGTGATATATGTttgataaaatagtttaaaaagaaatgcaacattaAAGATGGCACTAATATAAAGGACTTGTTTATCCTCACCTTTTTGGACCTCCAACAACGGCAGTACACAGCTTTATCTCCCAAATCCTCCATGTCAAAAGCATGTACTATCTTGGGGTTGTCTTTCTGGATGTGAAGGTTTACCATAGATTTGTTGCGATGATCTTTAACATAAAATCTTTTGTAAGCTAGATAACCAATCGCAGCTGTACCAGCAGCAATAGTAACTGCTGCGATCCATTCAACTAGAgtaaggaaggaaaacaggaataattatcaaaaccaaaatatatgctaataatgtgtatttttactaACATGAATATTCAGGAAATCCAGTTTTTGAGTTAAGCATCCCAATAATCAAAGGTTTTTACTGTTAACAAAATGATCACAACACATTGGTGTAATAGTTCTTGTTAAGACTTCCCAGCCTTTACTGAGGTAATTGTGTATTTTCTATTGAATGCTGATGGCTAAATCAAGGTAgaaggaaacttaaaaattattttatagatggacAAGGAAAAACCatgcttaataatttttaaagtgctcataaatagatttaaaatacacGTAAGCCTGTAGATACCTATTgcttaaaaacagacaaaccctgatacattaaaaaattcagatgacggggtgcctgggtggctcagtggttgagtgtgcgacttcagctcaggtcatggtcttgcagttcgtgagttcgagccccgcgtcgggctctgtgctaacaacggctcagagcctggagcctgcttcagattctatctctctctctctctctccacctcccctgctcatgctctgcctctctctgtttctcaaaataaatgttaaaaaaaaaattcagattacaaagactcccctccccccaaaaatcagGAGGTGATTATGTTAATAAAATGACTCATCAGAGTTCATTTAAATAGCAGGTCCtttagtgattttaaaatgtaaaataggggtgcctgggtggctcagtcagttaagtatctgacttctgctcaggtcatgatctcctggtctgtgagttccagccctgtactgggctctgtgctgatggctcagagcctggagccgcttcagattctgtgtctccctttctctctgcccctcccccctcactctctgtctctctctctctcaaaaataaaataaacatcataaaaaattttttaatgtaaaacagAACTGgtatctgaaggaaaaaaaggacaaatgaaacaaaacataactggtatctgaagaaaaaacaaataaaggacaaataaaacaaaaccacccCTTAACactaaacattcaaagaaatataTCCAGTAGGATTCTGGGCTTCAAAGTCATTcaaaagtgtttgtttttaaatttcaaagtgctttctcattagaataaaaatcagaatatattaatttcatataAAAGATGAATATAATTAGTCTCTAATTACACAGAATATAATATTCTCActtaatatattctaaatttcCATTATCCACCAGTGTATGAGGATTTGAATTCTCTacaaacttcattttaaatttaatgacatttttctaCTCAATTATTTGCTTGACTAACAGGCCATGTTTTCATGTTGCCTTCAAGGAGCCCTTAGAAACCCAAGCACTTAACTACCCCAATTCCACAGAACGCTGGAGAGAAGAAAGCTCTGCATAGTCTGGTTAGCCTCAGCCTCAGAGGAGAGTTGTCTATTCCCAGCATGGAGTGGACTGCAAGGAAGAAGTTGAACAGGGGTCAAGGTAAACACACTGGACTGCTTCCCAGCACTTCCTGAGTCAGATCTTCACAGTATCTCAAATAAATTCCCAAACTATCGAATAAAGCCCTAGAGAGATAAGTACAAAAAACATATTCCAAGgccaaataaaaacatataatgaaTAATTAACTGTATGGCTTACTTGCACTAGAGTCAAATTTCTTATTGCACTAAATGATTAATCACCATTCCTAATAGTGCCCTACATTAAATTGGAGCAAGCTCATTCTTACAAAACTGTAATGGGAAGGAACAACCATTCTCACACTTAGTTCCTTTTAGCTTGGTGCTCTCTTTTACcttatttaacaatttattttttatcaaatgtTTGCACGTTCCTTGGATTCTATTTTCAACcatagtatttttctttacattaatagtttattttcttcctacatcattttcattcttccttgCTGAAATCCCCTAAGATAAACAAACGTGATGTCCTTCCCAGGTGCTGCGTGACTGAGAAAACAAGTTAGTAAGTTATTTGACAGCTTCAAACCTTTGGACTCATTGAAGAATGTTTTTGACTACACAATTTTTGTAGATTGGTCTTGAATTTTAGTGCTGCTTCATGATATTACCCTGCAGCAAttccaagcagggctcaaactttgCTCTGATTTCTAGCCTGGTTCATGATCTTCCTTTTTGATGTATTATTTACCATGGAACTCTCTTGAGAAAGTATTCTCTATGTCAGGAGCTGTAGCAATGCACTTCTAAGCTAATGGAAAGTCACTCTGAACAGCTAATGTACCTATCACAAAATGGGGTAAAATATTCCTTTGCTTGGTATATGCTCAATTATGTTGGCTAAATTTTATCACTAGTATAAACTTAAAAGGAGGAAATatcccaaaagaataaaataacacaacTCCCTAGATACTGTTGATCTTAGTTACACCTTACTTTTTAGGTGAATTATGAAGTAATCACTAACGATTTATTTTAATGGTGCCTACATATTACAAAAAGGCCTGAGATCCAAGGAACAACTAAAATTGGTTAAGATTAATTTGTCTCGACATAAAGAGGGAGTCCTATAGGAATTTCTGTCTGAAGCTAATGATAGGTTAAAAGAATCTTTAACCATGAAAACATTCTTGTAGTCTCTTTCCTCTGAATCCAATATTAGCCACTGAATCCATATggtgacttttcttttaaaactttacctCCCTGGAATTTTTGACAGTGGAATAAATGACAGAATAACTGACACAGAAAAGAggcaatagaaaatgaaagaaatgggaaCTGACTCTAGATATTACTGAAAAGTAGCTGCCCCATGGGGAATCAAAACATGCACTGTAACCGTACCCCTTAACAAGGGTCACTTTTGACCCTATATAAATGTCACAGTACCATGTGTGCTAGGAAAATGGCTTTGCATTTGCTCCAATTGATTTTTCAGAATCATAGAGCCAGATAAATTCTTAAGaatttccctttcccctcttcaCAAATCCTAATTCTCTAATTTGTCTCATTAGAGACAAATGGAAAAGTTTCCAGAATAAgaaatttgttttatcatttccttATTGCAGCctgaatcagttttttttttttctggcaaaaaGCTGTGGATGCCACTGGCAACCctagagaaaagaaggaaaaggaaacaatgtaGAGATAGTCAAGAATGACAATGGATTTAAAAGTCAATAATTAGAATAGAGAAAGAATTGAAAACCCAAgatagtaaacaaataaaaacaataaaaccgaAGTGATACTTAGTTCTTGGTAGCAGATATCTTCTATTAAGAATAAACACAATCTCAGAGGCAAAAAGAGATTTTACCAAGActcaatttttaaagacatttcagTTGGCACCTCTCAGACACTCTTTATCTTGAGCACTACTTCTGCCTTGTCAGATTTTATCCTCACTTCCCTTCTCTATAGATAGCTCTCTACAGGTAACAGTATTTCTACACTTATATCAAACTCCACTCTGCCCAATTTTGCTTAACAGTGCTTTCTATGTACACAAAGAAATACAACTGATAAGccaatataaagaacaaaatgcagaaaatacCTTTCTAAATAATCCCTCCCATTCTTACTCTTCCCTTGGTTTACTACTGTATAACCCTGGTTTGTATAATATAATATTGGTTTTCTCTCAGCATTATTCAGAGATTGAGAAAACATAAACTTGTCTCCAAATCCCTTGTTTATAACCCATTCCTCAGCTTTTCTCTACTGTGGGAATAATTTTGCTTTAACTTAGAAATCTCACCCTTTCTGTTCCTTTAACCTCTTTTCTGTCCAAAATGGTCCTCTCTTGCCCAGTGTCAACTGCCACAGAATCagaatgttcttttcttctcaggagaggggaaggggagctgTGTTTAAATCTTTGCCTCCCTAGGTCTCTTCCCCAGATTGGTAGGGTGTGCCTGGTAATGTTTTTTTCTcaggcctggcacacaggtggTGTTCAATGTTagctgggtaaaaaaaaataatagattactAATTTGAATTTGCAACTCCATCTGTCCATCTTACCATCACATTGCTCTTATACCAAATGACTTATCtttgacctcatcttaactactGTATCAAAGTGTGGGATTTAAACATTTCAGATTAAATATAAACCTTTATTatggaatatttcatttttttttcaacgttttttatttatttttgggacagagagagacagagcatgaacgggggaggggcagagagagagggagacacagaatcggaaacaggctccaggctctgagccatcagcccagagcccgacgcggggctcaaacccacggaccgtgagatcgtgacctggctgaagtcggacgcttaaccgactgcgccacccaggcgcccctggaatatttCAGACATATATACAGGGATTACTATAATGAACTCCTATGTACCCTCACCCAGCTCCACCAAGTATCAACTCACTACCAATCCTATTACATCTATAGACCCCAACAACCCCAatatttgtttactgtttatAACCTGAAGGAGCAGATTCAATGAGTTTTGGAGGTATCAAGGAGCAAGACATTTAGTAAACTTCCTAAAAGTCATATACTGGGTATGAGGAGGAGTCACTAGACTGGGGACTCCATAGTAGTGACTATAACAAACTAGTATCTggtatcaaataaaaaataagttcgGTATACGTATGTTGATTATGCCtcaataaggggaaaaaaaaaggctggtaTCATTCACCAAATGGGTATTAAGAATCATCTCACTGCATGGGATCTTAGGATTTTAATTCCACTTATCTTCACTGCCTCTCCCAGATTCATGTCCTGGCCTGATccccattaattttatttataacccACCacccattatttttcttctgaatataAAGGAGAATTCTGCATGCATAGacacatccttttattttttatttaacatatacttAAAAACAGCTTACCTCTGCTAAATACTTTTCTAAGCCCTTTATAATTATTAACCTATTTAGTTGAAAACAAGTATCTTAATTCATCTTCCCCAAACtcaaaaatgcagattttagtgtggtttaaaaattcagaaaaaaatgaaatctaaacatTACAAGGTGGATTCCTAAGACATTATCTGTCCCTACCTTGCCACATTACTATACTACATTTGAGGAAGTAAGAAGGTGCTGGTTAAAGAGTTTTACAAAGGTTTTGTGTCTTTTGGCAGTCCTCCTAACAGCCTTCATGTTTTTAGGTGAAATAAAAAGTAGTTACTTCTAACAAAGTTGAGTACTTCAAGTTTAAGCTGATCACCCTCTTCACCAAGCAATTTCCTGTACCTTAGAGAAGGGCAAGTTAATGGGAAAGTCACCTTTGGATTCCCCTATggttagatttaaaaaaagcaaccacatgtgctcgcttcagcagcacatatactaaaaaaagcAACCACAAACTTGTCTTGATTCCAAGAAAGATTAGCCTGCAGATAGTGTTAATAAGTCCTAGAGTTCACCTACTTCACATTTCAATAGTATGCTATCTCAATGGTTTAGTGCCCATTTACACCAAATGactccacattttaaaaacccatGTTGGAACCTTCCAGCCTATATCACGTAAGTGCAAACTGTCTTCCTATAGAATGATCAGTGGCTTAAGTCACACGAGTATCTTATTTTACACAACAGTCTTATTCCTGAGAAAAtacaggtttgggtttttttttttttttaacttttttttttttttcaacgtttatttatttttgggacagagagagacagagcatgaacgggggaggggcagagagagagggagacacagaatcggaaacaggctccaggctccgagccatcagcccagagcctgacgcggggctcgaactcacggaccgcgagatcgtgacctggctgaagtcggatgcttaaccgactgcgccacccaggcgcccccaggtttgggttttttttaaatcaaaaacaaaaatccctattTTAAATGCACCAAGGTGCCTCTATTTAACGGACTCTCAAGATGAGCATCCTTTGAAACAATTTTTGCAAATAATCACCTCCTACATACTTCATTAGTAACTTAAAAATGTCATGGGTTATCCACTTAACTCTGCCAGGTTGCCAGGTAACTTTTGGCAACAGAAGTGGAATTCTCCAACTTAAAGAGTGGATTACAAAATTAGGTCTCAAGTTAACAAGGAGCCTTTACAGAACCTGGCATTGACTCTAGATGCtcaatatttactaaatgaatcAATAGGGCTCTTTTAAATTAACTTCTGGACAATCTCTTTACCTTTACTTAACTACTGTTACAGACAACCAAACTATGAGACATGGCATTTTATACCTGGGCAGAGAGATCGCGTGTATCACGTAGCTGGTGCACACAGTATTACATTAACAGTTATACCACCACCAAGGATTATTACAATGTGAAGGTCTACATTAATCGACTGCTAGAAAAGTCTCTTAATTTTAATTGGACCTATGTTTCCAAAGCTAGACTAGCACAAGGAAAGCATGGCTGAGAAAGCTGAGAGCTCAAAGAACTCCGTTTTCAATCCTCTCTCCTGGACTACTGCTGATGTTGAGTGCCAGATGCCAGAGGGCtataattacaaaaacaaaaaaactgggaAAACTGAACTCGGATTGgttttctctccttaaaaaaaaaaaagaaatatgcaaaactAGGATGTGATTACTCAAACATTGCTTCAGGCTTGCAGGAAATCGACAGTCTGACGGTGATTTAAACCTGAGAAGGGGgaaccgattttttttttttttaacctttcctcttttccaggCCCTGTGACTTAACACAGAAGTGTCTCATgggagaacaagaaaaaaaaagctagcgGCGGGACCATTAGGTTTTAGGGTTTGGCTAGTTTAGGAATACTTGGTCCAGACAGGTAGATGCCTCCGTGGCCCCCATGCCTAGAGAGATAACCAATCCTTACCCTGACATCGCCCCCTTTCCCGGTCTTGCCCAGGAAGCTCGCAGGCCCGCCCAGCCCTTGCCCTTCTACATCTCAAGGTTACAGGACTCGCGGGCTCGCATGGCAGCGGTAACAGCCCAGACAGGAGTTGAGGAAGCTGCAATCGGTGCGCAGGCCTCCAGCCTCACCCGCTCCCAGGTCCCACTTCACCTCGTACGCTGGAAGACAGACTCATGGCGCCGTCGCTTGCAAGGCGTATGCACAGGACACTAAGCGCAAACAGGCTCCCACGGAGGGCAGGAGTCAAGGTGCGAGAGACGTCCTGAGTGCACCAACTCCAGGCCGCTACGGCGCAGGCGCCGCGGCTGGCCGTAAGCACGTGTGTATTGCCACCCTGGCTGATGATGAGCATGCGCGGAGCTGTGTCCCGGCCTTAAAGAAGTCTTGAGTCGGGATTTTGACAGCCCCAATACTGGGGAGCGGGAAGAGACTTAGAGAGGTAGCAACTGAGTGTGCGCAACACTAAGGGGCGGAGTCCTGGAGCCTGGGGGCAGGGCTTTGAGAATAGACAAGCTAGGCCAGACTTTTAGTCTCTTCCAGGTGTGCGGGTTTCTCTGGGCAAAGGACAGGTGCTGTAATAACACTTGCCATAATCAGGTATCTAAGATCTTATCCACAGTTTTCTTGCTCAGTTCTGCACCTGCAAGACCGGGTCCAGTCTTCGTAGAAAATGCCAGTAGCAGACACACAGGTATCAATTGCGGAGTGCTATTTCAAAACCTCACTCCTGGCGTGCATCACTTTCTAATGCTTTTGAGTCAGTTATCTCTGGGAACCTTGGAACCTGAGctaagggttgggggggggggagcggcttatttctacagaaaaatgtactgcccccttcccccaagaTTATTCTCTATCTTCTACAGTCTGAAATTAGTGTcggttaaaaaatattttttataaaagcagtTTAGGGGGGTTGGAATTGACTCGATGTTTTGGAGATACGTTTTTAAAGAAGCTGCCTGTTTATAACTCCTATTGTCTCTATGCAGGGTGGGAGTTGGAGGGAGCTGATTGTAGCCTCCGAAGCCATACTTGGCACAACTACTACCTCTCAACTCTCAACACTTGACTGATTGCTCTTCATCATTGGGAGCTTCTGGCGTCTTGAGCTGGACCCCAATAAGCGCTGAAACTCccactgaatgaatgaaggtaCAACAGCTCCGCTGGCATTGTAACGCCAGCTGAGGAGTGGGTGTGAGAAAGACCTGGAACGCGCTCGCCCCACCCGGTATCCATCAGCTCTCCGGGGCGGCGCCGAGCTCCCGCCCCGCTGCGGGGGGTCCCGTCGGGCAGCCTCTGGGCATGCTCAGTAGCAGCGGCAGCCGCGGGTCGCGCAGTCGGAAGCTCGCGGCTGCGGCGGCTGTGCAGGCGGCGCTGACGCGCGCGGCAGCTGAGGGGACTGGAGGAcggcgggagggggcgggagcGCGGGAGGTGGGGCCGCCGTCGCCGTCAGGGCCCCTGGGAGCGCGGGGCGCCGCCGCCACCTCTCCTCGTCTCGGTTCCGTCTCCAGGGCTGCGGCGGTAACTGTGGCCGCAGCTGCAGAGCAGCGGGAGTCAGGAGCTGCGCTCCGCCGAGAGTTGGGCAGGGGAGCGCCTGCGCCTCCGCGGCGTCATGGGCCCCCTTCCTGGGCCTCAACGGGCACCAGCCGCGGGAACCCCCGGGCCTCCTCGCGGCCAAGCCTGAGCGACCCCCGGGTTCTCCggctccccctccctccgccctatttttttcctgctctcgCTGCAGCTACAGCTTCGGCTCTGTGTTATGGCAACGGAGCCGCCATCCCCCCTCCGACTCGAGGCTCCTGGCCCCCCAGAAATGCGGACCCCACCCGTGAGCGAGCCCCCCCCCGAGGGCATCCCGAAGCCGGCAGGCGGCAGGCTCCGCTTCCTCAATGGTTGCGTGCCCCTCTCGCATCAGGTGGCCGGGCACATGTACGGAAAGGACAAAGTGGGTAAGTGTGGGTAGCACGGGGCTCGCCGCTCCCCTTCCGCCTCCGCGAACCCCTAGCCGGCAGAGGCAGCTTGGCGCTCACCGGCAGGGCTGGACTCC contains these protein-coding regions:
- the CISD1 gene encoding CDGSH iron-sulfur domain-containing protein 1 — encoded protein: MLIISQGGNTHVLTASRGACAVAAWSWCTQDVSRTLTPALRGSLFALSVLCIRLASDGAMSLSSSVRVEWIAAVTIAAGTAAIGYLAYKRFYVKDHRNKSMVNLHIQKDNPKIVHAFDMEDLGDKAVYCRCWRSKKFPFCDGSHTKHNEETGDNVGPLIIKKKET